gaaattagtGGCTACCGGAATGGTTATGAGATTATTTCTGTGGCTTGGTGCTAAAAGTGCCAATGTCAAAATACTCAGTTTTGAGATAATTTAACTTGAATGTTTtaacaaaaactattttaactacaacgGCCACTGTTTCATTCCATTGAATCCAGAATCAGTGATATATCATTTCTCTAAAGCTATATTCCTCAtaactctttagaaaattccataaaatatgTCCAGGTTTTGTTCTATTATGGGTGAAAGTGAAAATTGATGCCATATAACTAGATCCCACGCCTGTTGCAAAAAATATGGTGTTTAACCCTAGCActggctctagattttttgtaaatagTGCCAGGAGCTAACCCTAACTTCATCAATCGCAATTacgcaaaaatatgtaattatgtATTTGCGCATTTAAAACGCATACCTAGCTGCATATCGgcgtttctcatatttttatagACTTATTTTCTGTATGGATAATGCGTATTTGCCAATTGAAGCGACAAATGATAATAATTCatgtcaaacaaaaaaaaagtaattttgatACTTTTTGCGTAGATTCTATTCTATAAATTCAGCATAAATATgtaacaaattaaataaaattatagccaTATACAgactttttatttacaattacatacatcaattaatttcccgTTATCAAGCTTGTATGCTGATAGCTGTATTAGCTGCCTTTGCATTTACTTTTTCCAAAACTTGTAATAGACCTTTGCCAGGGCCACATTCGTATGTTTTCGGAAAGTCCATACCTTGTTGACGTTCATACATTTCGTGCATTGTTTGCTCCCATTTCACGGGGCGAACAatctacaacaaaaaattattaatgtcgATCTGGAAATATTTGTACACTATTCATTACCTGTTTGGGAAGTTGTTTCAATATATGATGCGCATGCTTATAAGGTTTGCCATCTATATTAGAGTAGACTCGTATTAAAGGATCTTCTAAGGTGATTTTCTTTAAAGCCTTTCCAAAAGTTTCTACGGCAGACTCCATAAGTGGTGTATGGAAAGCCCCGCTCACTGGTAAACGTTTTATACGTCTAATCTTTAAGGCCCTTGAGTTTTTCTCTAAGAATTCCAATGCTTCTATATTACCCGCTAATATCTTACAATGTGGATACATATAATTTGCCACTCCACAATATGGCTTTTCAATACCTTTGTCCACACACCACTGGACTGCCTTCGAACATGCTTCTCCTATTTTAGTATCGGGGGAATATACGACCATAGCCATTGCACCAGCTACTTGATCACAGGCTAATTGCATAGCATTTGCTCTAACTTGTACTAATTTCAAAGCTTTATCAAATGGCATAACACCTGCGAAGACAAGAGCAGTAATTTCACCTAAGCTAAATCCTGCTGTTGCTACGCATGTGTCTATAGCCTTAGGACGTTCTTCTTTTAACTGTTCCAGCGCGGCCAAGGATGACACCATTACTGCATGTTGTGCATGCTCTGTGCGATTTAATTTTTCCACTGGACCTTCAAGGCACAGTTTTAGCAAGTCATAACCCAAAACATCATTGGCCAATTCAAAGATTCTTCTCGCTTCAGGAAAACGCATTAGCTTACTTGCCATTCCCACATATTGCGTTCCTTGACCAGGAAACAATATAATTGATGTCTCTTTTGGGTTTGTTTTATGTCTAGTTACTTCATCAGTATCCCCTTGTAACATATTTTGCAAGAGTTTGGCTTGACTTTCATTGACGGGTGCTGTATTGGATTCATTTCGTCTGCAGGATAGCCTTAGGGCTCTCTTTGAAAGGCATGTGGGAAATTGGCGTGAAAACATGTTACTTAAATCTAGTTGGGCAAATTATAAACTGAACACCGGTGAATGGATTAGTTCCATAACAAAATGATCAGCTGATTACAGGGTTACGAAAAGAAGCGCACGGTTCTAATTCTTCTTCTTTCTCATAACTAAAGaagatttcaaatgaaaatgtgGGGCAGATAGAAAGCAAAAGATGTCGctattaaatattgaaattagTTATTATCTGCGCTAATGAATTTGTGGCATAGTTTTTGGCTGTTATTTTAATCCCTTTTTGTATGGTGGTATGtctaatattatgaattaatgaAGAATAATAATCAAATATAACTAATATTATCAAAGAATGTTGGtacaatattattaaatttataatatacaaataagtattagccaATATCATTTAAAGATAAAATCGAGAGGATCTCGAGATCAAAATTGTTAAGGCAAAAATCGgtcccctgccagcatttcaaagttccatttcatcctcatccctaccacagactcgtaagtgacactgcaacaatcgccaactgtgatgggggaagcgtatgaaaaagtatgaaatgtacatgaaagtattttgccatcattattattacaagagccattttatattttgtgaaacaccaaacgcaactagcttcttataatttatttaaatagaaacgataatgaagtgctggaaACATatgtatttcgcttaaaattgtgaaatgtataatggtgaacaatttttgacgttccaaatggaataaagtgatcgttttttcaaatatttttccagacacgctgcctccatcgagaataaaagcACCGGCTGCTAGACGCTGcacatgtaacttgctacttgtaactcaacatcattcttttattaatgcaaaaaattatgttaaatgagaTGTGATAATCGTATAAAtgctatatttataaaaaatttataaatgtttaatcaaattaataaacatctaaacaatcatgTTTACTtggccacaatgattcttttcaaCTAccataaaattcactttttcacaACTACCATAAAATTCACTATTTTGAAGGCGCTCTTATAagagtcgttctaaatttattaaaaaaggcacctaataattgcactcatgcgatacttttttgtagtaacttggcgtggtacaacttctcaatagtgacggcgcttttccgacgagttttggatgtcgtatacgattggtTTCGACGTGATGGAGATTCTCAGaagtgccgtcaaattcaaaaaatattggcagGTTCTATATGGGTATATGCCTTATAGCATCTGCAATGGAATGTAGTGcaaatgttatgaaaatttccCAATGAATGTTAATATACACATGACACATCGAAGAAGCGAAGCTAAAAAGCaatgaatattttctttttggatccggaagtggtctaAGATTGGCTCAGAGCAATTAATTTTACATAAGCTTGTGATATGGCGGAAGTTACATTATACACCCTCTGCATTGATTTCGCAATAGTTCTTCAGATGTATTGTTATTTCAACATGCCAATTCCAAAGATTCTGTCTTCACACTAAttgttttagtattgattcagagctaaagaagcggagaatagaaTCAAGGATAcacgtgttgtttcgtccgtaTTTTTGTGTTGgcgaaggtgcatcccgggaaGCCTTCTCTGTTTGCTGTTGGTCCGAGGcgggatagaggaaaaccccagaccatggtattgttcagtctgccgaaacctgatccaccaccgttcggtttcggtgaggtgtaaccggtgcttggaaTGGGTGAACTTCCAAAACTGCTCCGGCcaaacatcgctgcgggagtatagtcatactgactacgtggcaggatgctgtgccaacgtcagcagcagtgggtcgtcAGACTATGAAtgccacctgcagcctacgccaTTGTGACGGATACAATGTGCTATgaaaggatcgcacaagaagtggaggtggcggcctggctttcatatgacggcctggctttcatatagctctatctcggccccacggctgccgagatagagctattgGTAGCtgtagctgtgctccaggttatagcccaaaaattgagtggctgttgtgcgggcataaccgattggtgctaggagactttaatgcccaccataaACTATGGCATTATCTCCTAAGTCATGACCAGATAGGCATAGCTTTTGCAGAGCAGATAGAtggctccacattttgcactgtgaacgaagaggcccccacgagaattatgggtgattgcATTAGTTCGCCGG
This is a stretch of genomic DNA from Haematobia irritans isolate KBUSLIRL chromosome 4, ASM5000362v1, whole genome shotgun sequence. It encodes these proteins:
- the beg gene encoding malonyl-CoA-acyl carrier protein transacylase beg; the encoded protein is MFSRQFPTCLSKRALRLSCRRNESNTAPVNESQAKLLQNMLQGDTDEVTRHKTNPKETSIILFPGQGTQYVGMASKLMRFPEARRIFELANDVLGYDLLKLCLEGPVEKLNRTEHAQHAVMVSSLAALEQLKEERPKAIDTCVATAGFSLGEITALVFAGVMPFDKALKLVQVRANAMQLACDQVAGAMAMVVYSPDTKIGEACSKAVQWCVDKGIEKPYCGVANYMYPHCKILAGNIEALEFLEKNSRALKIRRIKRLPVSGAFHTPLMESAVETFGKALKKITLEDPLIRVYSNIDGKPYKHAHHILKQLPKQIVRPVKWEQTMHEMYERQQGMDFPKTYECGPGKGLLQVLEKVNAKAANTAISIQA